One Nicotiana tabacum cultivar K326 chromosome 23, ASM71507v2, whole genome shotgun sequence genomic window, tgcggaattagaatttcacggcttgatgtaagtaacagttttaaatctggtcctgagggtatgaaaccccgaattttggtattatgtgattattttggaggtgacgcacatgctaggtgacgggtgtgtgggcgtgcaccgaggggattgtgacttggtccttcctgggaaactgtaaagttgaataatttattgttagctatatgctctatatgtgttgataaaatttgactgtaaaccatgttagaaatcatgcttaggctatgtgatagtactgttgggacccacagaggtcccgtacttgttgaattgcctgctaaatgctatatatactcagtctcagtttttacttgcacattttatctcagtctctgttattattattaatacatcatatcattattgtttgggctgatttcatgattattgagagcccgagagactagagaaatttatgactgagtaaggctgagggcctgaatgtgagatattgatactatagcatgtgatttgtccatagcacgtgagttggtcgtgcatcacgtgagtttccgtgcggatccttatattatactatagcacgtgagttggccgtgcagatccagatatttatattatggcacgtgagttgtccgtgcagattatagcgtttgggctgtaggagccccttcggagtctgtacactcccaatgagcgtgggtacccattgagtgtgagtgctgagggctgagagccgagtggttgagttgttgtgacaagtggagtgattgttgccctgagaggcatttagttgctatatgtcattgttgtgaaatttctgaaaaattgttgatatacggatttcaggaacaggaactgtataaaaattgatttgacattaaactgccagatttgatagcatgtctattatTTGTTGggattactgaaaatgaaccataactgtgtatctcgttactatcttcagttccttatttattattattacttgctgagttggttgtactcatactacaccctgcacttcgtgtgcagatccaggtgttcccggacatagcgggtgttgattcttccatacagatgatttttcggagattcagagttAGCTGCcgtgttttgcagaccttgtctctccttccctatctctgtATTAGTGTACTTTTGGCCTTAGACTATTGTAGACCGTACTTTTCcagatttgtattcatattagatgctcatgtactcaatgacaccaggTTTTAGGGTGTGTTCGTATTTGTATTTGagagattttgtattgtatttaaatattatattttcagatataaaaaaaattatggttTAGTGACATTAACGatttgcctagtatcgagataagtgtcatcacgatgggtgagattttgggtcgtgacaataggaaaaaagtgacttagccacaaagtaacaaaTTCTAAAATCTCTTGAAAATCCAAAATTTTGAATTCAAGCTTAAACAAGCTTCAATGGTTGTCCATGGCGTTTTCAGTTTAATCCTTTGATCCAATCCAACAAACTAACGTTTAATAGTGATTTTTCAACCGGATTAAGGTGATCGATTATCTGAAAGTCATTTTAGCTCATTGTATGCTTTAAAAATTGACTTTAATTGAAAATTGTATAGATTAAAATGATATTTGGATcttttttgataaatattttatttgtggGCTAGTTTTGGTTAAAATTATTTATGGATTAACCGTTTCAATAATGAGTTTTTACACACTTGATCCTTTTTacttattatttaaaaaaatagcatcatttattgtttattccataaaaacacttttttttcattattagcatattacaaAAATTAAGACCAAcattcattttcttcactccattTTTTAAAATCTGATGCATATAATACCacctaaattcaagatatattgattTATACATCCtttatactttgtatatcaagtatcactttaattttatatgtatttttatgtatataattttgtatatttatttgtgaagtaccatcttattttaagatgtatttttaatgtatattttaaatatattttatatgtcaagtgccattttaattcatgatgcatttttttaatatattttttgtatatttatatgccatcttaattaaatttaagatttattttttatgtatatttcacatgtctaagtgtcatcttaattgaagatgtattttttatgtatattttttgtatattttatataatttaattcaatgtatattttttatatatacgttttgtatatattaacatatattattatcgaagtaagatctttatgttaagaaaggaagaaagaaggaagagaaaaacttaagaaagataattaaaaagaaaatgaatgaaacaaatttagaaaatatattggtttcggcagaaaacaaaattaagaagatgaaaaaaaagagggaaagctaatagataaagagaaaaagGGCATGATTTTTGTATAAAGAATTATTGACTTTCCAttcaaattgcttatgtttagaGATTAAtacttaatatttttattttaatggaatcgtgtgctacaaatataaatatttttctgCCACAACTGTAATATTGGATTTTATGCtaaaaatttattatatttcttttaaattgtAACAGTTATGTAAAGTTTCCCaataattttcttctttttttttccgatAATATTGGGCACCGATTTCATTTTTTTCCCGCAATTAGGCACCAATTTGACAAGAAAAAAAGGTACCTAATTTTTAGTGGGTTAACGGATACCACATGACCCGGTAACCCGAATTGAACCTATTCGGTTGATTTCCCCCTCCGCAAGACAGCAGCTGCGACCGACGggtataaatacaaatatatgTAAAGGCAATAATCCATCAGAGAGTAAGTTTGTTGAGCTAAGCAAACCAACAAATAAAAAATGGAGAGGCGTCAGAGTGAGGAAGAATTAAAGCATAAGCTTCAAGAATTGCAGAAGCagttaggaaagaaacaaatgttTGAGGAAGCTGTTTCCTCTATCCGATCCCTTCTTCTTCAATACTATCCTTCTGCTTCCCCTTCTCTTCGTCATTCGGTAATTTCCCTCTTCCCCTTTTCTGGGTTTTCCTTTTATTCTTGATTTATGTAATATGTATTACGGGAAATGTTGACCCATTATTTTCTTTTCTGCTATAGAAAAGTCTTATTACTTAATTTTGCTTTTGAGTTAGTGGTTTTCGTGATTTATTTGAGTATATATGAGTTTGGATAGCTGCAGAATAAAAAGTTAACTGGGTGAGTTTTACTTCTTGGAGCTGAATTATGGAAAATAGGTTGCTATGGATAAATGAGTTGGTAGAGGAGACGAGGTTTATGCCATAACAAAGTATGTAAATGATTGTGCACTTTGGCACCTAAGCTTTGTTTTACACAATGTAAAATATTTTCGTGAAATATTAGTTTCATTGGAAAGTCATTTACCTAACAATATCATTCGCGAACTCCTTTGCTGATGTTTGGTTGGACATAAACTTGGTCGAATGTTATACTTGCAATAGGGTGGGGGTGCGGGGTGGTGATTGGTGATAACTTTATGTTTAGTAGAGAGTGGAAACATATGTTTACATGGTGATATGGAGCAGGATTGGAATGAAAAATGGTCGGTGCAGACGCGAGttgttttttaaaaatttgatgtAAAATGGTTTTGTTTCAATAGTTTAGCAATCAAACACCAGAAAATGATATCACCTAGAAAGTTTTTTCCTGGAAAACATTTACCCTCATGCTAAATAGTGTCTAAAAGGAAGATGATCGACCAGGTTGTTGATTTTAGTCTCGtttctttatttaaaacaaaaaagagagagaTAGCTTATCTGCACGAGTATTCTGTGCCTTTTATGCTGTCTAATTGATTAAGCTGATATCCATAAATATAATGATGAGTCATTTTGTTGTTTGATGCTGAGTGCGAAAGCCTCCTTCATAAATTAGGTGGAACTTTTGTCTTTCTAGCTATTATATAGTTTAGTTCGCAGTTAATATCACCATGAAGAAATTAAACAATTGATCTTTTTGAAAAGAGAATTTAACATAGGTCAATTCATAGAAGGGAACTAGTACACATCTATTCTTACTATTAATAATACAAAGGGTTTGTGAGCAGTTCTTCCTTTATGTAACGCAGAAACAATGACCAGCGTATCGCTATATTTCAGAGAGATCCTAGTTTTCAGGGAAGGAGTTGTTTTCCTTCTTCAGAAACACAATACACTAAGCAAAGGGTTTACTATAGGCTGGTTAGTAGCTGCACTATCTCTCTACCTGGCTCTTTTGTTCTTATTTAAGAGACCCGGGGGGCGGGGGGAGGGGAGTGGTTCCTGTAACAGATGTTGATAACTGATTATTTGACCGCCAAATGCTCATACTCTTAGTCACTTTTCATTCTCAAGTAAATGGTTCTTGGAATGTGTGCTAgatgctatgtgaagaatatagcttcttcattttgtccGTAATATTCATCAGATCTCCATGCTTGCGTATTTGAGAGAAAAATATTACACCAAAGCTTTAAATCGCCTTTGCCTCACCTCAAAGCCTTCAGGTGGGAGAGAGATTCGAACATACATCACATGCAAAATGTCATGTCCATCATGTTCTATAGTAACTAGTGAGAGACGTTAGCATGCACAAAGTCACCTCATTGTTTGTAATTTGCTCTGCTTTAAATATGGGTGTAATTCGTTTTCCCATCACGAACTATGGGTTATGATTTAAAAAGAGTCTAGACAGGAGAATGAATATGGTAGTATTTACTTTGCTTTAAGTTGACTTTAGTGCCTTTACTTGCATAAGACTTGTAAAAAAAATGACAAGATAtattgaaaaaagtacttttaactTGCATAAGATTCTGCTACTGTTGAATAAATCCAAGTAAATACCAAATGCTTGCAGTTCTATACGGTTGTATGTCGGGTTGCCACCATTTTAAAGACAAGATACACAATGCCTGGATTCTGGAATGCTGGGCTTGGGTTATTCCTTGAGGCCGAGCACCTGGTGTCAGAGTCTTCTGAAAAGAAACATTTGCAAAGTTGCATTAGTCAGGCACGAGAGCAGTTAGCTGAAGTACAGAATGAATCTCAGAATACAACAGCCACAGAAAATGGCTCAAATAGAAGTACTGGTAAGACacctttatgaaaattttgagtatATCAGCCATGTGCTCTGTTGctacaaatataccaacaaaaatGTTGCATGTATCTGATACTTATCCTGTTATTTTGATTCAGGATACCTTTTTGAGGGGCATCTAACTGTTGACCCTGAGCCTGAGCAGCCTGGTTGGCTTGTGCAGTCTAATCTTCTCACTGCTGCTGCAACACTGTTTGCTGGTGAATCCTCTGAAGGTCATTTATCCAGTGCTGACGCTTCAGACGGTGCTCGCAACGTACTTGAGGAGCTGGTTGCTAGACTAGATAATATAATCCCAGAGGTATCTCTAGTTTTACTCTAGTCTCGCATACAACTGCAGCCTGTAATTTTCACTCTGTGAACAGCAATATGTCAAGGGTGTCTTTTGTTTCGGAGTTTCCTAAACCAGTTACTGCGTTCTCACATGCCCTCAACTCTGAAAAAATGAGTTAAAGAATGAAGTTGGTgcacttttgttttatttctcaTTTGCTAACCACTTGTTTACTATGTAGTATGTACATAAGTATCTGAGAAAAAAGGTTCTTGAAAGGACAATTTTTGTTAACACTAGTCCTAGCTTTACCTCGAATGCATGCTTCTTGAtttaaattttaagaaagaaaaacttgTTAAAGGGGACTTATATGGATTCTTCCTAGGCCAATACAAGTTGGGTTGAAATAATGACAGTTCTAATTTGTTCTATTTAAGATACTGGACGATGGTCCTGCTGCCCCGAGAGCACCACCTGCCAGTAAAAAAGTTGTGGCAAACCTCCCAGTTACTACTGTCACAGATGAATTCTTGACGAAGATGGGTGCAGATGCGGAATGTGCAATTTGCAGGGAAGTGTTAGTTGTAGATGACAAGATGCAAGAGTTGCCCTGCAAGCATATGTTTCACCCCCCTTGCCTGAAGCCATGGCTGGTATAGAAGTGAAACTTTGCTTCGTTTTATTCTTTCCAATAGCAACTTTCTAATTCTTCCAAAACTCTCATGGTTCGTTTAACAGGATGAGCACAACTCTTGTCCAATTTGTCGGCATGAGTTGCTCACAGATGATCATCACTATGAAAGCTGGAAGGAGCGGGAAAAGGAAGcagaggaagaaagaaaaggagcTGCTAATGCAGTTCGTGAGGGTGAATACATGTATGTATAATGCACAATACTCAAATGCAAGCGAACAGCAAGCACATGGATCGTATATGGATGATTTTTCAGGAAGATGAAGGACTACGATAATGAATTCTCTAAAGTCTTGAGAACGAGTAAAATATAATGTAAGCGACTTTGAGCTAACCAATGTACCAAGTTGCTGGAAAACATCTTATTAGAATACTGAAACTCTTTGTGCCAttctttgaaatattttttgtTCGTACATATTTTCAGTCAAAAGTCCTCGTGGTAATTTGATTCTCTATCATAGCTATCTAGACTTAGTCCACTCTTAAGTGTGATCAAACCATTGCTTATCTGGGTGATTCCGAACAATTTAAGCATAATTTGTTGTGATGCAAGACCCAAAAACATTTCACTGATGATCAGCTGATGCGGTTTCAGGGATTCAATGTCTGAGTCAGCTAATTGGTCATCAGTGCTAGCTTTCGACTCAACTGAACTACTCTTCTGCTTGCCTAGTTTGTAGTTCGTCTGAACTGTCACTCGACTCATTTGAACTAGCCTTTTGCTCACCCAGTCCTTCGTTTGGCTTAACTTGCCCCTTCGCTCGGTTGAACTAATCTTTTACTCTGCTAGTGCTTGGTTCGCCTGAATTGGCCCTTGGCTTGACTGAACTTGTCTTCTGTTCAGCTGATCTTTGGCTTAGCTAAAACTAGCACTCAGCCCACCCCTTTTTTGTTAGCTGACCATACGGATTTCATATTTCAGGAACGTTCTTTCAGCGTTTTGTCGAGTAGTAGTTGTTGGCCGAGTCTTAGAATGTAACCACCACTTTGAGATTTGGTTAAAGGTGCTTTCTTTCCACTATGGTAAAAGAGCACTGAGAGGATCTTTTAGTAGTACTGAGAGCACCGGAAAGGACGCACCTTTAGTGTGCCAATTACGGTAAATCCTGGGTAGCCACGAGCAGATAACTGCTGAAAACATGTAAGTGCAAGTTACACATTTGGCCGGTcagccaaaaataattattttcgctAGCCAAATACGATAAATATGTATATTGTAcattaatatacaaaaaatatctATTTTGTCGGCTATTACTTTTTAGAGTGGCTATATTGTGTAGTTTTTCCAAAGGGATTTTTTCCTTCATATACAATAATTGAAacttatttattaaaattgtCCTTATTTTGTATGTTACCTGCCCTAAACaaggattacttacaaattatattcaatctattattagtaccttaaattaggggatttagttatatctttttcctattttctctctGCTCCTCTTTCAATAAGGGCACGACTCTTTTTGGGTTGAGATTAGCTCCATTACTTAATGCTCAAGTAGGTTTCAAGGTTTCAATACACAACTGGATTGATGCCACGTATTCCTATGGAAATTGAATTGTGTGATTATATTTCTTCTCCCTTATCTATGACTGGTTTCTTTTtccaaaactaaaaaataaaaataaataaatatagaaCCCTGCTTATCTAACAAACTGAATGTTCTTCAATTTCTATCTCTAGCTTTTACTAGGTATTTGTTTTGCTTTTTGCA contains:
- the LOC107814683 gene encoding E3 ubiquitin-protein ligase AIP2, with amino-acid sequence MERRQSEEELKHKLQELQKQLGKKQMFEEAVSSIRSLLLQYYPSASPSLRHSFYTVVCRVATILKTRYTMPGFWNAGLGLFLEAEHLVSESSEKKHLQSCISQAREQLAEVQNESQNTTATENGSNRSTGYLFEGHLTVDPEPEQPGWLVQSNLLTAAATLFAGESSEGHLSSADASDGARNVLEELVARLDNIIPEILDDGPAAPRAPPASKKVVANLPVTTVTDEFLTKMGADAECAICREVLVVDDKMQELPCKHMFHPPCLKPWLDEHNSCPICRHELLTDDHHYESWKEREKEAEEERKGAANAVREGEYMYV